The region GCCCCTGTGAACGTAGCCTACATCTACATCTACGTCTACAATCTTTTCGTTCTCGGTCTGGAAAACGAACCTTACCGGTTCCGGTAGGGCAACGTGTTGGCTACCGAAGGGAACGGTAATCCTTTTTCCCATCTTAACCTCTCCTAAGGGGGGCTTTGGGGCTGTCGGGGTCGAGGAAGAGTCCGGTTTTGGCACCCTCCACCTTCAGCCCTAAAAGGTCTGCAAGCTCCCACTCTGCAATCCAGGCAGAGGGTACAAGGTAGGTAATCGTGGGAACCTCGTCTTCGTAGCCGGCCTCTGCCGTTACAACTTTAAAGGTCTCTTTTGAGCCGTAGGGCATGAAGAACCACTTTAGTTCAACTTTTCCGCCCAGGTCGGTGCCGTTTACCGTTATGAAGTGCCACTTTTTCGGGTCGTAGAACTCCTTTATCGCCCTTCTCACTTCTCTGAGGGGAACTTTAATCTCTTCTACCTGCATGGAGCGCCTCCAGGCATTTTTCGAGGAATTTCTTCCTGTTAACGGGCTCTTTTGCCTCTATCGGTTTGCAGAGTTTTCCTTTCTCGAAGCTCTTCTTCTTCCGTTCAAGGATTTCAAGGGCCTTTATTACGCCGTCTATTATCGATTCCGGCCTTGCGGCACACCCGGGAACGTAAACGTCTACCGGTATTACGGAGTCTACGCCGTTCTCTACGTTGTACATGTGGCGGAACACGCCTCCGGTGCACGCACAGGCCCCAACTGCAACAACAACTTTCGGCTCGGGCATCTCGTAGTAAAGCCTGAGTAACCTCTCCTTTGCCCTTTTTGTCACCGGCCCCGTCACTATCAGAACGTCTGACTGTTTCGGGTTCCCCCTGTTTAAAATCCCGAACCTCTCAAGGTCGTATTTGGGGGCCAGGCACGCCAGTATCTCTATGTCGCACCCGTTGCAGCTGCCTGTGTTGTAGTGGAGCAGCCAAGGTGACTTCTTCCTAAAGGTTTCCAGTCCCATTTAGCTCCTCCATAGCGCAAGTAGAAGTAGGTTGACGATTACAACCGGGATGAGAACGTACCAGTGGAAGCCCACCATTTGGCGGAAGTTGACCCTTGCCGTTACGTTGTCTATGAGGTTAACCAGGAAGAAGGCCAGAACCACCAGAAAAGCTCCCAGTAGGTAGTTGGAGCCTCCGAAGAGGAAAACGAAGAAGAAGCTGTAAACGTACTCAATCCACTTTGCGGTGTAGATTGCCTCGTAGAACCTTCCCGAGTACTCTATCTCCGGGCCGCCGATTATCTCCTGATGGGCCTCTGCAAGGTCGAAGGGAGACTTCTTTAAAAGTGTCGGGAGCGATAGAAGTAGCGCAAGGAAAACCAAGGGTAGGCTTACAACGGGAGGAGTTTGGGCGGCCAGTATTCCCGATACTTTAAAGGTTCCGGTAACCAGGTAAAGGCCCGCTGCGGCTAAAACGTATAGGGGCTCGTAGGCTACCATGTGGAGAAGCTCCCTCATTGCCCCTATAACCGAGTAGGGGGAGCGGACGCTGAAGCCGCCTACAACCAGGAATGCGAGTGAGAGAAGGTGGAAGAATATCGCTATGAGGAGGTCGCCTCCCGAGAGCAGAACGAACAGGGCAAACCACGTTCCTATCAGGTACATCACG is a window of Thermovibrio ammonificans HB-1 DNA encoding:
- a CDS encoding NADH-quinone oxidoreductase subunit C → MQVEEIKVPLREVRRAIKEFYDPKKWHFITVNGTDLGGKVELKWFFMPYGSKETFKVVTAEAGYEDEVPTITYLVPSAWIAEWELADLLGLKVEGAKTGLFLDPDSPKAPLRRG
- a CDS encoding NADH-quinone oxidoreductase subunit B family protein, producing the protein MGLETFRKKSPWLLHYNTGSCNGCDIEILACLAPKYDLERFGILNRGNPKQSDVLIVTGPVTKRAKERLLRLYYEMPEPKVVVAVGACACTGGVFRHMYNVENGVDSVIPVDVYVPGCAARPESIIDGVIKALEILERKKKSFEKGKLCKPIEAKEPVNRKKFLEKCLEALHAGRRD
- a CDS encoding respiratory chain complex I subunit 1 family protein; its protein translation is MNLAAALIVTLLAPVIGGFIYGVERIVRARMQARVGPPLLQPFYDFFKLMEKRPVIIHSFHAFMGVMYLIGTWFALFVLLSGGDLLIAIFFHLLSLAFLVVGGFSVRSPYSVIGAMRELLHMVAYEPLYVLAAAGLYLVTGTFKVSGILAAQTPPVVSLPLVFLALLLSLPTLLKKSPFDLAEAHQEIIGGPEIEYSGRFYEAIYTAKWIEYVYSFFFVFLFGGSNYLLGAFLVVLAFFLVNLIDNVTARVNFRQMVGFHWYVLIPVVIVNLLLLALWRS